The Ensifer adhaerens genome contains a region encoding:
- a CDS encoding AMP-binding protein, which yields MIRIDDRLYDESYFNERSARMAAEIGLRERDTGRCAVCFAETVDWLALFFALRQAGASVLPIHPGTPYPAARKLAIGAGCDRLFYNSLTAEVLDVPAVESKPGTLLQMSSGTTGAPTCIARSWQEIDAEIESYVDTFREPEDMTPVIACPTTHSYGLICGILVALKRGQTPVIVNTANPKYLLKVLRETERPLLYSSPAILHTLARLMPQGEQIHATMTSGTLLPDPWFADIRAKSRFMFQQYGCSESGCIAINPDVAAAGDMGFVLPHLSAATGNSAEHAGEIVVRNAAGAAIHTRDLGYRRADGMLVFVSRLDDMINVSGLNVYPKDVEDAVMAMPAVSDAVAFRKADRFAGERVALLFSAEVPVAPQAVREWCSRHLAGHQLPMEILQVDAVPRQANGKISRRDVAARHLAGEFNKPIAGAAS from the coding sequence ATGATCCGCATCGATGACAGGCTCTACGACGAGAGCTATTTTAACGAAAGATCGGCGCGCATGGCCGCCGAGATTGGCCTTCGCGAACGCGACACCGGCCGCTGTGCCGTTTGCTTTGCCGAGACGGTCGACTGGCTGGCGCTGTTCTTCGCGCTCCGCCAAGCGGGTGCGAGCGTGCTGCCGATCCATCCCGGCACGCCCTATCCGGCCGCCCGCAAGCTCGCGATCGGCGCCGGCTGCGATCGGTTGTTCTACAACAGCCTGACGGCCGAAGTTCTCGACGTGCCCGCCGTGGAGTCGAAGCCGGGAACGCTGCTGCAGATGAGCTCCGGCACGACAGGCGCGCCGACGTGCATTGCGCGCAGTTGGCAGGAGATCGACGCCGAAATCGAAAGCTACGTCGACACTTTCCGCGAACCGGAGGACATGACGCCCGTCATCGCCTGCCCGACCACCCATTCCTATGGGCTGATCTGCGGCATCCTGGTGGCGCTGAAGCGCGGCCAGACGCCTGTCATCGTCAACACGGCCAACCCGAAGTACCTGCTGAAGGTCTTGCGCGAAACGGAGCGGCCGCTGCTCTATTCGTCGCCGGCGATCCTGCACACGCTGGCGCGGCTGATGCCCCAGGGCGAACAGATCCACGCGACGATGACCTCGGGCACGCTGCTTCCCGACCCCTGGTTTGCCGATATCCGCGCCAAGAGCCGGTTCATGTTCCAGCAATATGGCTGCTCGGAATCCGGCTGCATCGCCATCAATCCGGATGTGGCTGCTGCCGGCGACATGGGCTTCGTGTTGCCGCATCTTTCCGCCGCAACCGGCAACAGTGCCGAGCACGCGGGCGAAATCGTCGTCAGGAATGCTGCCGGCGCCGCGATCCACACACGCGATCTCGGCTATCGCCGCGCCGACGGCATGCTGGTCTTCGTCTCGCGCCTGGACGACATGATCAATGTCTCCGGCCTCAACGTCTACCCGAAGGACGTGGAGGATGCCGTCATGGCCATGCCCGCCGTCAGCGATGCCGTTGCCTTCCGCAAGGCTGACCGTTTCGCCGGCGAGCGCGTCGCGCTGCTCTTCAGCGCCGAAGTGCCGGTGGCGCCGCAGGCCGTGCGTGAATGGTGCAGTCGCCACCTCGCTGGCCACCAGTTGCCCATGGAGATTTTGCAGGTCGATGCGGTTCCCCGCCAGGCGAACGGCAAGATCAGCCGCCGCGACGTAGCGGCGCGCCATCTGGCAGGCGAATTCAACAAGCCGATCGCAGGAGCCGCATCATGA
- a CDS encoding IucA/IucC family protein produces MILRVKVTSPSLCGPHHFGKVWGRGVSDGTWRQIELISALHILVHECYRQGDENQADALRGFELELLMRVLESYQQTALYIDKAEPEPAEGGHFIEAEQSLVFGHWQHPTPKSRQGMTYWQQESYAPELRGAFKLHYFAAKADCVRHASARSTAAHEIVRSLVGPEADGVTLASDEYLLPMHPLQAEALLLDTDIRSMLGKGQLRHLGAAGPAFTATSSVRTVYDADADWMLKFSLPVRITNSVRLNRRQELEAGVAMAKLLDRIGFAARSPNFRIIQDPAYITFDLPGRGESGFEVILRENPFSGAKGRGVVTVAALTADPLPGQGSRLERLVRALAARTGESLPDAALLWFRHYLDCAVEPLIRLYDDYGIALEAHQQNSLLDVSNGYPSVSYYRDNQGFYLSERYRSLIVGHVPETQTIASLYFADSEIRDRFAYYLLVNQVFSVISRMGHDSLCEESLLLRELRLYLEVYAARMTGAGREFARHVLDLPTIACKANLTTRLYDVDELQSNHAPVLYRPVPNPLRAPAVLTVPRTDHAIAS; encoded by the coding sequence ATGATCCTGCGTGTCAAGGTGACGTCGCCGTCCCTTTGCGGGCCGCATCACTTCGGCAAGGTCTGGGGCCGGGGCGTTTCCGACGGTACGTGGCGCCAGATCGAACTGATATCGGCGCTGCATATTCTCGTCCATGAGTGCTACCGCCAGGGCGACGAAAACCAGGCGGATGCCTTGCGCGGCTTCGAGCTCGAACTGCTGATGCGGGTGCTCGAAAGCTACCAGCAGACCGCACTCTATATCGACAAGGCGGAGCCCGAGCCGGCAGAGGGCGGCCATTTCATCGAGGCGGAGCAGTCGCTCGTCTTCGGTCACTGGCAGCATCCGACGCCGAAGAGCCGGCAGGGCATGACCTACTGGCAGCAGGAATCCTACGCACCGGAACTGCGCGGCGCGTTCAAACTGCACTATTTCGCCGCCAAGGCGGATTGCGTGCGGCACGCGTCCGCCCGTTCGACGGCGGCCCATGAGATTGTCCGTTCGCTGGTGGGGCCGGAGGCGGATGGTGTCACGCTCGCTAGCGATGAATACCTGCTGCCGATGCATCCGCTCCAGGCGGAAGCGCTGCTGCTCGATACCGACATCCGGTCAATGCTCGGGAAGGGGCAGTTGCGCCACTTGGGGGCCGCCGGCCCTGCCTTTACGGCGACCTCATCGGTGCGCACGGTCTATGACGCCGATGCCGACTGGATGCTCAAGTTCTCCCTGCCTGTCCGCATCACCAATTCCGTGCGGTTGAATCGGCGCCAGGAACTCGAGGCGGGCGTCGCCATGGCGAAGCTCCTCGATCGTATCGGGTTTGCTGCGCGGTCCCCAAATTTCCGGATCATCCAGGACCCCGCCTATATCACGTTCGACTTGCCCGGCCGGGGCGAAAGCGGCTTCGAAGTCATACTGCGGGAAAACCCGTTTTCGGGCGCGAAGGGCAGGGGCGTCGTGACGGTTGCCGCCCTGACGGCCGATCCGCTTCCAGGCCAGGGTTCGCGCCTGGAGCGCCTTGTCCGGGCCCTGGCGGCGCGCACGGGCGAAAGCCTGCCGGACGCGGCCCTCCTGTGGTTCCGCCACTATCTCGATTGCGCGGTCGAGCCTTTGATCCGCCTTTATGATGACTATGGCATCGCGCTTGAGGCGCACCAGCAGAACAGCCTGCTGGATGTCAGCAATGGCTATCCATCCGTCAGCTACTACCGGGACAACCAGGGCTTCTACCTCTCCGAACGTTATCGCAGCCTGATCGTCGGCCATGTTCCCGAGACGCAGACGATCGCGTCGCTCTATTTTGCCGACAGCGAAATCCGCGACCGCTTCGCCTACTACCTGCTCGTCAACCAGGTCTTCTCGGTCATCAGTCGCATGGGTCATGACAGCCTCTGCGAGGAGAGCCTGCTGCTGCGGGAACTGCGCCTGTATCTCGAAGTCTATGCCGCCCGCATGACCGGAGCCGGCCGCGAATTCGCACGCCATGTCCTCGACCTGCCGACGATCGCCTGCAAGGCCAATCTGACGACCCGCCTCTATGACGTGGACGAGCTGCAATCCAATCACGCGCCGGTGCTCTACCGCCCCGTGCCAAACCCATTGCGGGCGCCGGCCGTTCTGACGGTGCCGAGGACCGACCATGCCATTGCCTCTTGA
- a CDS encoding IucA/IucC family protein: protein MPLPLELKGRPDERVLRQLVAALLYENIVNASEHVHGDDVDFQWSLGGREYRCRGAIGPFGRLRLAPNSIEMREGADRWIAPPLAQLVGALPGSGPTRGKLLDELSQTIAFCAWNERHLLQRPRRAMSFAELEGALDEGHPYHPCYKARTGFSFADHTAYGPEAGRAFQLVWLLVARKHLHQALPADEDAFWGTELGHGAWSELRAKQQRLGVSPEEFGFLPLHPWQWRELRETELAGWIAAGDVLCLGPTGDHYTATQSVRSLLNRDQPHAASLKLPLNIVNTSSRRTLEPHSVCTAPVISRWIAGIVGNDPAFGERYPLTILQEYAGIIAGRDGPLAGQVAAIWRESAEATLAAGEAAVPFNALMMVEADGRPFADDWIQRHGLMPWINRLIEVAVLPVWHLLVHHGVAVEAHGQNMLLVHRDGWPVRLILRDFHESIEFSPDFLREPDKAPDFLSLNPAYRDAEPDQFYWTDNLDSLRELVMDTLFVYNLSEISHLLDHCYDLPEALFWQRVESALAAYVSEHGATERLSQLGCGQPRILTESLMTRKLLAAKPEYHHTVPNSLAARELQRRRKS from the coding sequence ATGCCATTGCCTCTTGAGCTCAAGGGACGGCCGGACGAACGCGTGCTTCGTCAGCTCGTCGCCGCCCTCCTCTACGAAAACATCGTCAACGCCAGCGAACACGTCCACGGGGATGACGTCGACTTTCAATGGTCGCTCGGTGGCCGGGAGTATCGCTGCCGCGGCGCGATTGGCCCCTTCGGACGGCTTCGCCTGGCGCCGAACTCGATTGAGATGCGCGAGGGTGCGGACCGCTGGATCGCGCCGCCGCTGGCGCAACTGGTCGGCGCCCTGCCGGGTAGCGGCCCCACGCGTGGAAAGCTGCTCGACGAGCTTTCGCAGACGATCGCCTTTTGCGCGTGGAATGAGCGCCATCTGCTCCAACGGCCGCGCCGCGCGATGTCGTTCGCCGAACTCGAAGGCGCGCTTGACGAGGGGCACCCTTACCATCCCTGCTACAAGGCGCGCACCGGCTTTTCCTTCGCCGATCATACGGCCTACGGGCCGGAAGCCGGGCGGGCGTTCCAGCTCGTCTGGCTGCTCGTTGCGCGCAAACATCTTCACCAGGCACTGCCCGCCGACGAAGACGCGTTCTGGGGCACCGAACTCGGACATGGGGCATGGTCCGAGCTGCGCGCGAAGCAACAGCGACTGGGCGTCTCGCCGGAAGAATTCGGCTTTCTCCCGCTCCACCCCTGGCAGTGGCGCGAACTGCGTGAAACGGAGCTTGCCGGTTGGATTGCAGCGGGGGACGTCCTTTGCCTTGGGCCGACCGGCGACCACTATACGGCGACGCAGTCGGTGCGCTCGCTGCTGAACCGGGATCAGCCTCATGCCGCGAGCCTCAAGCTGCCGCTCAACATCGTCAACACGTCCTCGCGCCGGACGCTTGAGCCGCATTCGGTCTGCACGGCGCCGGTTATCTCGCGCTGGATCGCCGGGATCGTCGGGAACGATCCGGCCTTCGGCGAACGTTACCCGCTGACGATCCTGCAGGAATATGCCGGGATTATCGCCGGGCGCGACGGCCCCTTGGCGGGCCAGGTAGCGGCGATCTGGCGAGAGAGCGCCGAAGCGACGCTTGCCGCTGGCGAGGCGGCCGTTCCCTTCAATGCCCTGATGATGGTGGAGGCGGACGGACGGCCATTCGCCGACGACTGGATCCAGCGCCACGGCCTGATGCCGTGGATCAACCGGCTGATCGAGGTCGCCGTCCTGCCGGTCTGGCATCTGCTCGTCCATCATGGGGTGGCCGTGGAGGCGCACGGACAGAACATGTTGCTCGTTCATCGCGACGGCTGGCCGGTCAGGCTCATCCTGCGCGACTTCCACGAGAGCATCGAGTTTTCACCGGACTTTCTACGCGAACCGGACAAGGCGCCGGATTTCCTGTCGCTGAACCCGGCCTACCGTGATGCCGAGCCGGACCAATTCTACTGGACGGACAATCTGGATTCGCTGCGCGAATTGGTGATGGACACGCTGTTCGTCTACAATCTCAGCGAAATCTCCCATCTGCTCGACCACTGCTACGACCTGCCGGAAGCGCTCTTCTGGCAACGGGTCGAGAGCGCGCTTGCGGCTTATGTGAGCGAGCATGGGGCGACCGAGCGGCTGAGCCAGCTCGGCTGCGGTCAGCCTCGCATTCTCACCGAATCCCTGATGACGAGGAAGCTCCTCGCGGCGAAGCCGGAATACCACCACACGGTGCCGAATTCCTTGGCCGCAAGAGAGCTTCAACGAAGGAGAAAGTCATGA
- a CDS encoding alpha/beta fold hydrolase, with product MRNLTILAATLLGLLAAPLGHAMAEPIKNVVIVHGALADGSGWRKVFDLLSAKGFHVTVVQPPMTALKDDVAATKRVLDLQDGRSVLVGHSYGGMIVTEAGNAENVAGLVYVAAFQPDAGETLLDLAARTPAATKSIAATEDGYLYLDPKAFEEDFAADIPADEARFMAHSQVFPAKAAFETRITTPAWKNKKSWALIATDDRAIHPDLMREMAKRAGSEPVEVKASHAVFMSQPAAVAALIEKAAATLSD from the coding sequence ATGCGAAATCTGACAATTCTGGCCGCCACACTCTTGGGCTTGCTGGCGGCCCCGCTCGGGCACGCCATGGCCGAGCCCATCAAGAACGTCGTCATCGTGCATGGCGCACTCGCCGACGGCTCCGGCTGGCGCAAGGTCTTCGATCTTCTGAGCGCCAAGGGTTTCCACGTCACGGTCGTGCAGCCACCGATGACCGCGCTTAAAGACGACGTCGCGGCGACCAAGCGCGTCCTCGATCTGCAGGACGGCCGGTCGGTTCTGGTCGGCCACAGCTATGGCGGCATGATCGTTACCGAGGCGGGTAACGCCGAAAATGTCGCGGGCCTCGTCTATGTCGCAGCCTTCCAGCCGGACGCGGGCGAGACCCTGCTCGACCTTGCGGCCCGGACGCCGGCGGCGACCAAGAGCATCGCGGCGACGGAAGACGGCTATCTCTATCTCGATCCAAAGGCCTTCGAGGAGGATTTTGCCGCTGATATCCCTGCAGACGAGGCGCGTTTCATGGCACATTCCCAAGTCTTCCCGGCGAAAGCCGCCTTTGAAACCAGGATCACGACACCGGCCTGGAAGAACAAGAAGAGCTGGGCACTGATCGCCACCGACGACCGCGCTATCCATCCGGACCTGATGCGGGAGATGGCGAAGCGCGCCGGCAGCGAGCCGGTCGAGGTCAAGGCCAGCCATGCGGTCTTCATGTCGCAACCGGCGGCCGTCGCCGCGCTGATCGAGAAGGCGGCAGCAACGCTTTCCGACTGA
- a CDS encoding 1-aminocyclopropane-1-carboxylate deaminase, with translation MSLLEKFERYPLTFGPTPIEHLPRLTAALGGKVEIYAKRDDCNSGLAMGGNKLRKLEYIVPDAIASGADTLVSIGGVQSNHTRMVAATAAKIGMKCVVIQEKWVPHYDAVYDRVGNILMTRLMGADSRLVDDGFDIGIRKSWEDAIQSVKDAGGKPYPIPAGASVHKYGALGYVGFAEEVAAQEKELGFTFDYIVVCVVTGSTQGGMIVGFAAQDRADRVIGIDASGTLQQTRAQVRNIVDATAELVRLGRPIREDEIVINPDYAYPAYGVPSEETNEAIRLAARTEAMITDPVYEGKSMQGLIDLTRKGFFPEGSRVLYAHLGGAPALNGYSYYYKDG, from the coding sequence ATGTCACTGCTTGAGAAGTTTGAACGCTACCCGCTCACCTTCGGCCCGACGCCGATCGAGCATCTGCCGCGGCTGACGGCGGCGCTCGGCGGCAAGGTCGAGATTTATGCCAAGCGCGATGACTGCAATTCCGGCCTCGCCATGGGCGGCAACAAGCTCCGGAAACTCGAATACATCGTGCCGGACGCAATCGCATCGGGTGCCGATACGCTGGTGTCGATCGGCGGCGTGCAGTCGAACCACACGCGCATGGTCGCCGCGACCGCTGCGAAGATCGGCATGAAATGCGTGGTCATTCAGGAAAAATGGGTGCCGCACTACGATGCGGTCTACGACCGCGTCGGCAACATCCTGATGACACGGCTGATGGGGGCGGACAGCCGGCTGGTCGATGACGGCTTCGATATCGGCATCCGAAAGAGCTGGGAGGATGCGATCCAGTCCGTGAAAGACGCCGGCGGCAAGCCCTATCCGATCCCGGCCGGCGCCTCGGTGCACAAATACGGCGCGCTCGGTTACGTCGGTTTTGCCGAAGAGGTGGCGGCACAGGAAAAGGAACTCGGCTTCACCTTCGACTATATCGTCGTCTGCGTCGTCACCGGCTCGACTCAGGGCGGCATGATCGTCGGTTTTGCTGCGCAGGACCGCGCCGATCGGGTGATCGGCATCGATGCGTCCGGCACGCTCCAGCAGACCCGTGCTCAAGTCCGCAACATCGTCGATGCCACCGCCGAACTGGTCCGTCTCGGCAGGCCAATCCGCGAAGACGAAATCGTGATCAATCCCGATTACGCCTACCCGGCCTATGGCGTACCATCGGAAGAGACCAACGAGGCGATCCGGCTTGCGGCTCGCACCGAGGCGATGATCACCGACCCGGTCTATGAGGGCAAATCCATGCAAGGCCTGATCGACCTTACACGCAAGGGCTTTTTCCCGGAGGGATCCCGCGTTCTCTACGCCCATCTCGGCGGCGCGCCGGCGCTCAACGGCTACAGCTACTACTACAAGGACGGCTGA
- a CDS encoding DUF6005 family protein, whose amino-acid sequence MTEPEILSAIETVLTDKMAHGHMEGFGPDARLNEDLYLDSVLILEIFLNLELEYGLSVPEEAIAKQEIETVGDLASLYLPKTSGIVVPAFPLTGGTTDEGVHGEAYYDIKVHCFVSCVSDGLKRNGLDQRPFYFAVWDAKFAVSDRFELLYHAPDITQEFFRSWFERLYGVSVVEWYDPDRTKLDNLAVLIGLLKQRSETGAVMVMLDMFHLPERENKFNQNPFPHYLMLQETADPETWFVHDPDYRWEGEIAKEKVIHAIIQPTVGGGYVFDNAEARAPYAEDLKAYFEACFVRDRNPLADAIRAIVTAHLEERDGLALSNLGAAVRELPVITIRKYAYEHGFAFYWRALKLPAAEFEAWCGEIEALVQALKTLHYAVMKLAQTGDRLLAESVFERLDEADRLETKLKAKLAEVFALWSDLVLPEDVPAMKRVVR is encoded by the coding sequence ATGACTGAGCCCGAAATCCTTTCAGCGATCGAGACCGTTCTCACCGACAAGATGGCGCATGGACATATGGAGGGCTTCGGCCCGGATGCCCGGCTGAATGAAGATCTCTATCTCGACTCGGTGCTGATCCTCGAAATCTTCCTCAATCTCGAGCTCGAATATGGCCTGTCCGTACCGGAAGAGGCGATCGCGAAGCAGGAGATCGAGACGGTCGGCGATCTCGCCTCGCTTTATTTGCCGAAAACGTCGGGTATCGTCGTACCGGCCTTTCCGCTGACCGGCGGAACGACGGACGAGGGTGTGCATGGCGAGGCCTATTACGACATCAAGGTCCATTGCTTCGTGAGTTGCGTTTCCGATGGCCTGAAGCGAAACGGGCTTGACCAGCGGCCGTTCTATTTCGCTGTCTGGGATGCGAAGTTCGCGGTCAGCGACCGTTTCGAGCTTCTCTATCATGCACCCGATATCACCCAGGAATTCTTCCGCAGCTGGTTCGAGCGGCTCTACGGCGTCTCAGTCGTCGAGTGGTATGATCCGGACCGCACCAAGCTCGACAATCTCGCAGTGCTCATCGGCCTTCTGAAACAGCGCAGCGAAACCGGCGCGGTCATGGTCATGCTCGACATGTTCCACCTGCCGGAGCGCGAGAACAAGTTCAACCAGAACCCGTTTCCGCACTACCTCATGCTGCAGGAAACCGCCGACCCCGAAACCTGGTTCGTGCACGACCCCGACTATCGCTGGGAAGGCGAAATCGCCAAGGAGAAGGTCATTCACGCGATCATTCAGCCGACGGTTGGCGGCGGCTATGTCTTCGACAATGCCGAAGCGCGCGCGCCGTACGCGGAAGACCTGAAAGCCTATTTCGAAGCCTGCTTCGTTCGTGATCGCAACCCGCTTGCCGATGCCATCCGGGCGATCGTCACCGCACATCTTGAGGAACGGGACGGGCTTGCGCTTTCGAACCTTGGCGCGGCGGTGCGTGAACTGCCCGTCATCACCATCCGGAAATACGCCTACGAACACGGCTTTGCCTTCTACTGGCGGGCGCTGAAGCTTCCTGCGGCCGAATTCGAGGCATGGTGCGGGGAAATCGAGGCGCTGGTTCAAGCGCTGAAGACCCTGCACTACGCCGTGATGAAGCTTGCTCAGACGGGCGATCGCCTTCTGGCGGAGTCGGTGTTCGAACGGCTTGATGAGGCGGATCGTCTCGAGACGAAGCTTAAAGCCAAGCTCGCCGAGGTCTTCGCTCTCTGGAGCGACCTCGTCCTTCCCGAAGACGTTCCCGCAATGAAGAGGGTTGTGCGATGA
- a CDS encoding Lrp/AsnC family transcriptional regulator has protein sequence MKDSSEEDFDRIDLKILRALQSEGRLTNADLAERVNVSPATCHRRTQRLFEEGYITGVRAEIAPSAVGLGALVMVGVVLDRSTPESFAAFEGAVLEMKEVLDCNLVAGDFDYLLKIRVRDMADFNKLHGQKLIALPGVRQTRTFFVMKEVKENARLPF, from the coding sequence ATGAAAGATTCTTCCGAGGAAGATTTTGACCGGATCGATCTCAAGATCCTGCGTGCCCTGCAATCCGAGGGACGGCTGACGAACGCAGACCTCGCCGAGCGGGTCAATGTCAGTCCGGCCACCTGTCATCGGCGAACGCAGAGGCTGTTCGAAGAGGGCTACATCACCGGTGTGAGGGCCGAGATCGCGCCGTCGGCCGTTGGCCTCGGAGCGCTGGTGATGGTCGGCGTGGTGCTCGACCGCTCGACGCCTGAGAGCTTCGCGGCCTTTGAGGGCGCGGTGCTGGAGATGAAGGAGGTGCTCGACTGCAATCTTGTTGCCGGCGACTTCGACTATCTCCTGAAGATCCGGGTCCGGGACATGGCGGACTTCAACAAGCTGCATGGCCAGAAGCTGATCGCGCTACCGGGTGTGCGCCAGACGCGCACCTTCTTTGTGATGAAAGAAGTCAAGGAGAACGCCCGGCTACCGTTCTGA
- a CDS encoding DUF2218 domain-containing protein yields MQEATTHFATDDGQKYLTQLCKHFAHKIDVEQAGDRAELRFSCGTGYLQATPDGLSIRARSPDAADLADTKSVIESHLLRFAFREEPGSLHWQAAG; encoded by the coding sequence ATGCAAGAAGCGACCACTCACTTTGCAACGGACGACGGCCAGAAATACCTGACGCAGCTCTGCAAGCATTTCGCCCACAAGATCGACGTCGAGCAGGCGGGCGATCGCGCCGAACTCCGGTTTTCCTGCGGGACCGGCTATCTCCAGGCCACACCGGATGGCCTGAGTATCCGCGCCCGGTCGCCCGATGCGGCCGATCTCGCGGATACGAAATCGGTCATCGAAAGCCATCTTCTGCGCTTCGCATTCCGCGAGGAGCCGGGATCGCTCCACTGGCAGGCCGCCGGCTGA
- a CDS encoding sugar phosphate isomerase/epimerase family protein produces MRVSLCTITFRHHLISLDEIAAWAEANDFQGIELWGAHARNLAPRVDRNAEWLDGYGLSVPMISDYLPLDGDTEALRHKTVELCRLARRWRTRKIRTFAGSRGSLAVGTDERGQIVGRLKEICEITASYGIHLLAETHPKTLADTAASTMQLIDEVDHSHFAINFDTLHVWEGGDDPVTVHRAMRPHIRHYHLKNIIDRADLSVFEPANVYAAAGSRRGMTPLFQGVVDYDRFLQEMSDDPLADASLEWFGNDCLDTLRRDRRRVRQAIEGGERLLRTANV; encoded by the coding sequence ATGAGAGTTTCGCTCTGCACCATCACTTTCCGGCATCATCTCATTTCTCTCGACGAAATTGCTGCCTGGGCCGAGGCCAACGATTTCCAGGGCATCGAGCTCTGGGGTGCCCATGCCCGCAACCTGGCACCACGGGTGGACCGGAACGCCGAGTGGCTCGACGGCTACGGCCTGTCGGTGCCGATGATCAGTGACTACCTCCCGCTTGATGGCGATACCGAAGCGTTGAGGCACAAGACAGTGGAGCTTTGCAGGCTTGCCCGCCGTTGGCGCACCCGCAAGATCCGCACCTTCGCCGGAAGCCGCGGGAGTCTCGCCGTCGGGACGGATGAGCGCGGGCAGATCGTCGGGCGATTGAAGGAAATCTGCGAGATCACCGCCAGCTACGGCATTCACCTGCTTGCCGAGACACACCCGAAGACGCTGGCCGACACCGCGGCCTCGACCATGCAACTGATTGACGAGGTCGACCATTCCCACTTCGCGATCAATTTCGACACGCTGCATGTCTGGGAGGGCGGCGATGATCCGGTCACGGTACACCGGGCAATGAGGCCGCATATCCGCCACTACCACCTGAAGAACATCATCGATCGGGCGGACCTGTCCGTCTTCGAACCAGCCAATGTCTATGCCGCGGCCGGTAGCCGGCGGGGCATGACGCCGCTGTTCCAAGGCGTTGTCGACTACGATCGGTTCCTCCAGGAGATGTCAGACGATCCGCTCGCCGATGCATCGCTGGAGTGGTTCGGCAACGATTGCCTGGACACCCTGAGGCGCGACCGCAGGCGAGTGCGCCAGGCAATCGAGGGGGGCGAGCGTCTGCTTAGGACCGCGAACGTCTAG